Within Brachyhypopomus gauderio isolate BG-103 chromosome 4, BGAUD_0.2, whole genome shotgun sequence, the genomic segment ATTTCTCCACTCTGACAAAGATAAAAGAATGCATTTGTTTTTAAAAGCTTCCTCAAAGAGTCTACAAAAAATGAAATGAGTGGAGATGTTGGTCACCTTGTTGCTGGCCCCTGGTCCCACAGCCACAACTGTGGCCTGCAGCACTTTGCCTTGCGACTTCTCTGGTAGCATGATGCCTCCTTTAGTTACAGTCTCCGCTGCTAGGCGCTCCACCAAGACCCTGTCAAACATTGGAAGAAACTTCCGGAAAGCCTTCGCCTGCAAAGAAGCAAAAAGATAATTAACACGTTGAGAACCGTGTAAGAGCATGAAACAAAACTATTCAAGTGCACCACTAGGGGGAGCCAAAGATATCAAAACGAAAATACAAAGAGAAGGCGTCCATTGAGCTTTTTTGCAACACTCAAATTAATGTGTAAAAAaagaaagggggaaaaaaaccccAACATGTGCAAGGAAAAAAATCTAACTACaaggtaagaaaaaaaaaaaactcacgaTACACCCGTTATACAACAATAATGCAGAGAAGTGCTCAACTGGAAAgacttaaaaaataaataaatcagatcACATGCTAGAAAGCAACCTTTGTGATTTTACATCTGATACCAGGTAAACCATATGCTACTAATCGTAGATTAAATCAATACATCTCTAAATGTACGGAGCACAGACTGTCTCAGACAGCTAGAGATTTACAACAGCAGCTCCACGCCTGGAGGCACATGTGTCGTTAGCCTTGACTGAAGGTCATGTGTGAAACAGCAGAACAGAATGGAGGACACTAGTCGAAACTGATGATggatgggggagggagagaatgagaagGTTTTGTAAATGTTTACCACATATCAGTGAAGGACAAAGGACACTGACACAAAGATAACCCCCTAACATTGACCAAGACCACGGGGGAACTAGATGGATGGTCTAGTTCGACAGACGCTATGGACAAAAGCAGTCGTGCCATCAGTTCGTGTGCAATGCTAATTATTAAAGTAAAATATGAACTTTAACATCCATCAGTTTAAAGTACCAAATTTAATCCTCTATCTTTCTTTGGCAGTCAACTATGATGTACAGACTAGTGAGCCGGAGGACTTTTTTTCCTTCATAAATTGACCCGGAAGTGCTACTGCACACACAGGCCACAGAACAACGTGAGACGCCACCGAggtgtttaaaacatgtatggaCATACTCAGACGTTTCTGTTGAATACATTCACACTAGGTGACCACGGACAAACAATATAGGCGAGAAGTTGTAACTAATAGTCAAGACAAGCTAGTTAGCATCTGAACTGAAAGGGGTGCACACCGCGAGTATTAAACGCATTAATCAAACACTTTAGATGCAGATTGGTCCAGAACAACCGTGTGTACCTGCGGGACACTGAACTGGACCGGACAGCTGAGAGATGTTCGTGTGCGTGAGCAGGTCTGGGTGTGAGGGATGAGTTCAACATCTAGGCTTAGCCAGCAACCGAACCGAACCAGGCGCGATACCTCGTGTTGTAAAACGTGACagtgcagctgtacaagaactaGATCTACatgtgagaagtgtgtgtgtgtgtgcgtgtgcgtgtctgtgtgtctacATGCCCCAGGTGTGCTGGTGTTACTGGTTATACTGGGATGACCTTGCTGGCTGCCCCAGCTAAACTCCTGCATGGACTAACGGGATGCACGCGGGTTTGCTGTTAATGGCTACATTGTTTTAAAGTATCATCTTTGAGCCTTCTTTATATTTGCCGTGGAAATAAGGTAACTATGGGTTTAAAATAGAGCATACTCACC encodes:
- the hspe1 gene encoding 10 kDa heat shock protein, mitochondrial — translated: MAKAFRKFLPMFDRVLVERLAAETVTKGGIMLPEKSQGKVLQATVVAVGPGASNKSGEITPVSVKVGEKVLLPEYGGTKVILDDKDYFLFRDADILGKYVD